The Lepeophtheirus salmonis chromosome 6, UVic_Lsal_1.4, whole genome shotgun sequence DNA window gatgtatataacgcagaaatcaTTCATCTCAATCACATTtctatcaattcaatttataagttGGACCTCGTGATAAACTTTCTAtgtggataattatataagctgGATACTTCAAGCTCACGCCTGATTGCATCATTACTACTGAGTCACTTGTCATTGGGAAAGATGTGGAACAGGATTTTAGACTGGTAAAGATTGCTTCTTTTTTCGCGATTTTTTGGTCTGCAAAGCATTTTCTATtctgctattacatataaatagttatttggaacTTTTATGTGATTATTTgttttgctaaaatatttaaCGGACCTCTTAACTTCTGTTGGAATATCTGAATGGCATTgcaattcccaaacttattgagtCAGGCATCCTCTTCTAAACAGCTTAATTACTTATaaacatattggaatattactcttgcTGAGATCTAGGATCTCcatcgaaataaataaattattaagtgtttGCCACACTAGCTTCATTTTCAATAGGGTAATTACGTGCAACAAAATTACGAAAATATCGATTATTTcgctttaatatttttaagtggtatttttccctaaaatttgtaaggaaaaatatatatatgaaatgaatgaatttaatgACAGGGATGGTAATTGACTTGGTAATCGATATGGTTCGAACTTGTGAGTAAACCACACTAATTCGAATATTTAACCAATGaaactgtttaaaaatttttttgcactttctctattttctaatttctctacatttttttttcttgaaggaaAAGAAGTGATAgttgaatttattgaaaaaggagAGTTTTTGTCAAAAGGTCCTAAAAAAAAGGAGGTATTGCAGTCAAAATGGACCGAAGGccgtataataataataaaaaggaagaatatgtgggtgaaaaattaaaaattgtacgTACCACATTAGTGATCACACCTTTAAGAAGCTAAGGAGTTACTGGAGGTCGtaagtatcaaataaaaatgagagAGATAGTTCACATGCAAGCAGGCCAATGCGGGAACCAAATAGGAACAAAGTTTTGGGAAATCATATCCGATGAGCATGGCATTGATCCAACAGGAACTTATCATGGAACTTCGGACCTTCAGTTGGAGCGTACCAATGTATACTATAACGAAGCATCTGGTGGAATGTATGTTCCACGAGCAGTGCTTGTGGACTTAGAGCCAGGGACAATGGACTCTGTTCGTTCGAGTCCTTATGGGAAAATCTTTAGAccagataattttgtttttggacaATCTGGTGCAGGTAACAATTGGGCCAAAGGACACTACACGGAAGGCGCCGAGTTAGTTGAATCTGTTTTGGATGTTGTTCGAAAGGAGTCAGAATCCTGTGACTGTATTCAGGGATTTCAGTTGACCCATTCTTTGGGTGGGGGGACAGGATCTGGAATGGGTACACTATTAATCTCTAAAGTCCGTGAAGAATACCCTGACAGaattatgaatacatattcTGTTGTTCCTTCACCTAAAGTCTCTGATACTGTTGTTGAGCCTTATAATGCAACTTTATCCATACATCAGCTCGTAGAGAATACTGATGAGACTTTCTGTATCGATAATGAGGCTTTGTATGATATTTGCTTTCGCACATTGAAACTGACATCGCCAACATATGGAGATTTGAATCATTTGGTCTCACTGACAATGTCAGGTGTTACTACTTGTCTTAGGTTTCCTGGTCAACTTAATGCTGATCTAAGAAAGTTAGCTGTAAACATGGTACCATTTCCtcgtcttcatttttttatgccaGGATTTGCGCCATTAACTTCTAGAGGAAGTCAACAATATAGAGCCCTTACTGTTCCAGAGCTTACACAGCAAATGTTTGATGCCAAAAATATGATGACAGCATGCGATCCTAGACATGGTAGGTACCTTACTGTTGCGGCTATATTTAGAGGGCGTATGTCAATGAAAGAAGTTGATGAACAAATGCTAAACATTCAAAACAAGAATACATCTTACTTTGTTGAATGGATTCCAAATAATGTTAAGACAGCCGTTTGTGACATTCCACCTCGTGGCCTCAAAATGGCTGCTACATTTATTGGAAATTCCACTGCGattcaagaaatatttaagCGAATATCTGACCAATTTACGGCCATGTTCCGTAGGAAAGCGTTTTTACATTGGTACACTGGTGAGGGTATGGATGAGATGGAGTTTACTGAAGCTGAAAGTAATATGAATGATTTGGTATCGGAATACCAGCAATATCAAGAAGCTACAGCTGAAGACGAAGGAGAGTTtgaggaagaagaagaggaagaaaatgcTTGATTACTCTTATTTTACAGTGTACTCAAGTATTTCtgtatattaatgaattattttaatatcaagatTTTAATTTCATGTTTCATGCTTAAACTTCTATCTtatgtttctttattaatagtttaataTGTCATTAATGTGGAGCTTGCATCGATTcttagtaaatttttaatattattgggCAATGTATTTGAAACCCCTTGTTATAATTTTAGCAAGGCAATGAAAGGCCCAATTATATGGATTTGTTTACaacaaaagttaataaataatatattactaagcaattttataatttagtatcaaaaaaatactatgtaggatatacgaaatatttatatgtgttaTTCATTATAAAAGTCGGCTAGAAATAATATTACGATGATAGTCTGGAATTACTTAAGGGATAAATAGCAGTTGATATGATAGACCTATTTGTCCATTACCATAGGATTTTGGGCTTcccctgtttctttttttgcaaaaacttttagcactttttaaatgcttttccaaaaagttcgcgtatattttattgatgagGAACATGGCAACCATGTCTTGAAAGCCAAGAAAGAGGAATGGAattataaaacatgaaattGTTTTCGAAGGAAAGCCTTCCTCAATTCCATATATTCTCCCTACTGCATATTCTACTCTTTTCCCACAATAGACTTCATCAATCATGagacaaacttttctttcattttcagacaaatttctaatCCGTGCACCCAAATAATTAATCGTTCACTCCTCTAATCCAGGGTAAATAGACAAGGaacttgtcaaaaaatttaaatggcgTTCTCTTGGAATAGAGAGAAGATCTTCTCGTTGACAGTACAGAGTTGGCGTGGTTGTTTGCCAAATTGAGGTCATCGTTAGTATGTTTGATGAATACTGCCTTCGCTTGCTAGGTAAAAGACATAGGTgaatttgttcattaaaaagtgacaacttttttttgctctttctcTTCCAAATCTGGAATTATGTTTTCTATAATCTTCCCTGCAATTTTAAGcacttcaaaattattttgtacatcACGATCTAGGTTTGTTTAAAACGCAACAAAATTAAGGACTTCTGAAAGTGTTTCgaatgttttctttttgaaaatatgactgAATTCATTTTGATTCACTTTTTCTCCATTGGCCCTAAAATGATGTTAacgttaatataatattaaattaattcaaaatctcaaaaatatatttaagttttaccATGCAGTAAAGGGTAGATCCTCATTAATTTCAAGGCTTAGAGGAAGTTCATGAACGCCCAAGGTAGAAGTTTTCATCCTGATGAGAAAAAAACTTACATTCttgttgtataataaatatttggcaGTGTTGCTTCTATTAGTTTTTTGTAGATCAGCCAAACCAATAATCTTGTCATGTTCGAAGAATTCTTGAATCTTATGATTCATTTGCTTGATTTGACTGATGCCTGGCTGATGCAGTTGCTCTTTcagatcaaattttatttatctttggtGATTAAACCTTGAAGGAATAACACTTTTATTAAGTTTAttggataatttatttccatCTGTTATTGGGACGTTCTCATAACCATTTAAGTTGAAATGCTCGCTGCAGAGGACTGAATGTGATGATGGGGTCTAATTGTGACTATGAACACTTTTTACCATTTCTCTCTAAGAGTCGGATTTTTGGGGAcctatggaataaaaaattggtttatcGACCAGcggattttctttttgtttggcGGTAACCACTCCTGCAACCAACAGCTACACATTTATTGGCCATCCTAATCCTTCACATTatctaatatgaaaaaattaattgaatggattaattcattaatacattCAAACTGTATAAATGAAATTGGTCGCTGCACCTAGCAGCTGATTTTTTCTACCTCTAATCCTTTTCTTTTAGTAGTAATTGATACAAGAATTGCTGGAACGGAACTTTGGTCGTTCCTTGTGTGGAGCAACAGTTAGGATATGCAGCCATCAATGCTAggattctttttaaaaaaattagagggaaaaaatgtttgtatcaattatttattttgaagttagTAGAAGAATTAGCAGTCTTGGATATGGAGACTtcgaataatacaaatataccaATATTAATACCAATAccaaaaatggagaaatttgtCAGATTATTCTGTCGGTCTCTCGGGCTGAAATTTTCTCCACTTCCAATTGAACGagcaagaaaaaataacatatggtattactgaatttagaccattgttaatatcggctgcctgttatatgattttgtggggagagaatgaattactgctataaagagaagaactttctacatttaaaatagcattaatgcaggaaaaatattaaaattaaccaCTTTTGAAGTGAACAAAacaagaagaaagagcacacgcatcaattGTTTTTCCTCTTGTAATTgcaatacttagttttttctttacacacatcccatcTTTCTTTATCttatacataagagaccaaaaaaaacaacagaaataATGATCTTGGAATACATTGCACACGcctgaaatatttcattaatacgactacattattatttcttatataaaaaatatttacataattgacATCAGGGAGCACCCTGTATACATGTTCTAGGATTTTTcgccctcatatatatatattggcaaaaatatatcttctcacatataatttaagttttaaaatggGTCTCCCTCCCTTTGAAGtaatttgtaatgtttttttgtattcattccCCAAAATACCTTGCTAGCTAAAAGAGAGACTTCTTGATTTTCGACAGTGGACATTTTGAATaggattaaattttgtataggaaagtgggattctcaacctttttaaTTACCAGGATTGTGCTTGCCACTGAACTTTCAAATGCGGCCCAAACAATTATCAGCTTTTTACAATCAGTGCTGTTATGGGACAAATATGTATACGGGGTATGTTCAAACAGTAAggtggattttttattttttttatgttaatacattaaaaaataagatatatttattctttaaaactatatcatatgtttagtttgtttgtgagaggcaaaATGGTCAGAAGTATTTTGTGTGTTCTGCGATTTTTTACTATATGTCCTGGGTTCTTCCATTTGGACGAATGTCATTTGGCTTTGATATGATAACCATATACCCATAATTGCTCACCAGTTATGACGCTTTTGAGCAAATCAGGATCATCATTGGTATCTGTGAACAGCTCATTAGTGATGGGTATATGGCAAGGTCGTGCCAGATATTTGATGGGATCGAAAATTTTATCGATCTGTCAGAGTGTCTTGTCGTTGCGTGTGAAACTATGATCACATATATATACCCGGACGATGAAGACTTCAAATCTTTACTGGAGAACTTTTACAACTGGGATTGAGAAACTCTCTCTTGTGCCAAAAGAATAGTTGCTTCCAtcagaaaatttgaaaactgcGCATCTCTAATTTCTCTTGGAAACATTTTGCAGTCGTTGAAAGGTATCACAGTAGAGGCTGCAAAGGATAGATCTGGATTTTTTCCTTGGCTTGTCaaaaatcgataatttttaaGGAACTGATAATTCCTCACATCAGCTGTATATTGATCCCCCCCaccctctaaaaaaattaaagctatCAATCGAATAATGGCCTCCTAGAGAGACAAAATAATTGAGATTACAGCTTTACTTTACGTAAAGAACACATAGGTCTGCAACTTGACTTGGACAAGCAAGCATACTATTTACAATGTCAACAAGGCTATAAAGGAAGGTATTGACATCGAGACAAGCTTCAACAGGATGTTGCATCACCACACACAGTTTTGGTTACATATTCCTTTTTAGAGACCAACATTTCATTCTGGCCGAAAACAATATGAACACCATGCTCGCCTCATGTCAGCCTGTTCGACTTATCCCTTTGTCCACATGTCAAAACCAGAGTTTTCCGGACAAAAGCACTGAATCTCAAAGCCCTCAAGGTTTTTGTTGATGAGTATTGGAACTCCATGATCCGTAATTACATTACTATCACACCTCAGAGCTTATAGTGGCGCATTTGCgttttgttggtttccctctccaagtGTATCACACATCAAAGTCGaatgggttcaaatctggaAATTAAGGGGCCACATATCTTTGTCTTTTTACCTCTCGAGCCCCCTGGACTTCATAAACTCTGTCAGAAAGTTGTATGGGATCCTCTTATATGAGAACAATCCCCCCTTTCGATGGTCTGATGATCAAGCTGGACAGGAACTATGGTTCCCTCTTTAAAGTGCGCCCTAGATTTCTTCCTCTCCTGAAGAGGTCTTCCTTATCCTTCTTTATCGTGgtcaccttgaaaaccaggctcctggagtACATcaaaatgtccataatccttCAACTTCGGcattttgctcactcatgataaCGACATtacgaaatgtttatttttgtttatttatgcacaaaaatggctgaaccagaatatcaaaataatcattaaaccttcttatattaatgaaaaaattaaccttAATGAACgatccacgttttgctgcccaacactgtatatttaaatagagGTAGATGCTTACAACAGAATGCTCTAAAATggaattatcataaattatatataaaaaaagaaaaatactaaatGCCTTTCCTTTTGTAACTTTTAAAGTAAGTTTTTTCTCTgaggtaattttaaaaattagaaatggcAACACATGGACCAGCATCCGGTCAAAGTTTTGCTAATGtagtttctaaaattaaaatggttgaaattccaaattaaaatatctagtttttaaaaataaccccGCCAGTTACATAATATCATGTAAATCAATAACCCCTCACCCCAAAAGATACTCAAAACCTTTCCTTGGTcagaatatgtatttatatttttatgtacatgacgtattaaaatgaaaatgatgtcATTATGGTCATAAGATGGAGGACAATGTAGCATTGGAGTAATGAATAGATGGATCGTTGTTCTCTATGGATGATGCTATGGGCAGAATTGCTGCTTCCTCGTTTTCTCTTTGAATTTGCCTCTCTAGAAGTTTACTTCCCAAGAAACTGAGTACGTAGAAAAAGATAAACCCAAGTAACAATATAGACACACATAGTATAATGTGGGTCTGTGTCATGGGAATGATGACAAGAGCAGAAACCTGtagaagataatatttataatttattgtattcaaaGTAGCAAGTTGAGAGTTTTACCAGAGCAATGGtgtctaaaatataaataagagacGCAAGGATATGTCGATGAAAGTGTGAGGAAAGGATAGATCCCAAAGGAGCAAAGAAAGTGACTACGACCACACAGACGGCCATATAATTCTTTGCCTCAATCTCTGCACCGCCATCCATCATAAAGTTCCGCCAGAATGTACCCACTATTGAATTTGCGGCCATGAGTACCACGGAAGTTggagttgaaattttttcactcaccctgatgaaataaaaattatgtaagtaATATTGGACAGTTCACTCGAATCCAAGGAACACTCAATACAATATACACGACCACTTTTGTTCCTAGTAaaaagatgtgttttttttgctGACTCTTTATCTCAGGTGCAATCAAAACAATGCTTACATGACGGTCAAGATTGTACAGATCATATTTTCTCGGAAATGAATGAGTCAGTTCGGATCACTAAATCTAAATACTAGGGGTTTGGATCCAGATCCGGAACCAAAATTATAGGGATGCATGTCTCGAAGCATTTTTCCAGAAGTTCAGACCTAAATAAAATTGGTTCAggaataagaatatatttttactgacTACTCATGCCGAAACAATAAATATCCCAAcgttattactattaaaacataacgattagttattattagaatGGCTGCGTTAtattaggtcgatttttggtgaagcattttattgaaaaataaatttcaaccaTCCACAGATTTtgacataaattcattttttattcaaaaaaatgaatattctataaaaaaaattatttttttttaaaatttactgttggattttttttttttttttcaacaactgaggattttttaaataattttcctaaaaatatcatatttgaaattttttgtccaaacaaattaactttttttaaaaatctgtgaatttttgaaatttattttcaaaaaaaataactttttcagtatatcaatggatttttgaaattttttccgaaaaattttcattttatattaacaactgagaatttttgaaatttttttcaaacaaagctaatatttgttttttacataaactttgtccgacaatttaatatttgaatttttttttgcaaaaaaaattgaattttttgaaatagtttatcaaaaaaattccaaaaaaattaatgcttgaaatttattttgcacaaaaatttacttttagcgttttaaaaaaacaaacaaactgtaaaatatggcttATTTTCTGTTTGCTGTTGTCCATTTTTGAGACttacacaaataataatgactcaAAAAAATCTAAGCTCTAAACCAATTGCAGTTATACAActcgagata harbors:
- the LOC121119825 gene encoding tubulin beta-4 chain; the protein is MREIVHMQAGQCGNQIGTKFWEIISDEHGIDPTGTYHGTSDLQLERTNVYYNEASGGMYVPRAVLVDLEPGTMDSVRSSPYGKIFRPDNFVFGQSGAGNNWAKGHYTEGAELVESVLDVVRKESESCDCIQGFQLTHSLGGGTGSGMGTLLISKVREEYPDRIMNTYSVVPSPKVSDTVVEPYNATLSIHQLVENTDETFCIDNEALYDICFRTLKLTSPTYGDLNHLVSLTMSGVTTCLRFPGQLNADLRKLAVNMVPFPRLHFFMPGFAPLTSRGSQQYRALTVPELTQQMFDAKNMMTACDPRHGRYLTVAAIFRGRMSMKEVDEQMLNIQNKNTSYFVEWIPNNVKTAVCDIPPRGLKMAATFIGNSTAIQEIFKRISDQFTAMFRRKAFLHWYTGEGMDEMEFTEAESNMNDLVSEYQQYQEATAEDEGEFEEEEEEENA